Sequence from the Equus przewalskii isolate Varuska chromosome 11, EquPr2, whole genome shotgun sequence genome:
gcggtcatatgCCATCACAGCTAACATGAAGACCTCAGCTACAATGAAAACCAAGAATACCCCCACTTGCGTAGCACATTCATAGTAAAAGgtggttttcttctttgctaaaaAATTGACAAGCATTTTAGGGGCAATAACAGTAGAATTACCAAAATTAATGATAGCCAAATGTCggaggaaaaaatacataggGGTCTGAAGCCGAGAGTCAACACTGGTTAGAGTGATGATGCTCAGATTTCCTGCCACAGTCAGTCCATAGATgaccaggaaaacaaagaagagtgGAATCTGCAGTTCTGGAAGGTCTGAGACACCTGTGAGAATAAACTCAGTGACCCGAGTGAAATTTTCAGGAGCCATGTAAGAGTTTGGAAATTCATCTGTTtggagaaggaaagcagaagtgGTTACTAACTTTTAGGAATTCTTTCCTAGAACTGCCATTAGACGGCAAGGGCAATTCCTTGGGTGAGAATTCCTGCAATCATTTACTAATCTAACTGTTATTAAAGTTAAGTTTCCAGGTCTAATATATAAACCTTGCAACCATTTGGGAGATAGAAAAAGTAAATGTGGTAAATTAGCTAGATTATTTAGCATCATACATATTTGGAGGATTTACTTCCTCACAATTTCATTAAATTATGAATAACTTACTGGCTTGCAAATAGTAGAAGCCATGATTCATTTCTTATGTCTCTTACATTGAGGTGAGAAAGACTTGAGGAATTGAGTGCCCCGAATAATTCAAAGTTGCTTTGTGATTCTTAATTGaaatttcttgctttttctcaagAATACATGATTTAGCCACAATCctgctccattttctttatttgaccTTTCTATAACTTCTATTCCATGTACATTGAACTTGAAGTTCTACCATCCATGTCTGTTAACTGCTTTTTTCAGACACAAATGCATAGAGATATCTCCTcagatatatttttcagtttgctgattctcttttcagctttaaaaaaaaatttgtgaaaatattatcatttttgcaATTGCATCACACTATGCTTTACTGGATTCAACTTcctattccttccttctcataactcttttccttcttcccccacAAGTTGGTGCAGTTCCTCATATTATTTCCACTATGTTTTTGTGttaatcagtatttttatttatagaattttaaaacattatttaaaaaaattatggcatatactttccctttatttttagttgacatttctgatattttttcacattttgatatttttcattattgccATAATATTAAACATCCTTATTTTTATAGAGTTTCTATGATAATTACATTGCATATATTTGCCAAAGAATCAGCATGCTATTATAATatgatcaaatatttttctagagatttttctttctaggaTGGTCACCTGCTCCTAACTAGGCCTATTTGAGTCACTTTCCAATCACAATTGACAGTTCCAATGGGGGGCACCTGGCCTAAAGAGTGTCCTGTCATAGTCTCTTATCTGAAGATTTGTAGTTCAGTTGCAGAGTGTCAAGACTATATCAGTGTTTAACATAAGATCTCTCCTtccacaaaaatgtaaatatacatacacaaaataataacaataaataaagaggcaaaaggaaacttttggagatggGGATAAGTTTATGGCATAGactatggtgatggtttcaaggGGGCACACATCTCTAAACTCATcgagttgtatacattaaatgtgtTCAGCTTTTTGTATGTCGTTCTTACTTgtataaagctttttttaaaaagattatgtaTCATGAATGCCTAAATTGTGCAAGCCCAGAGTTACTGACATTATCTAtcctaaaaaaagaacagaatagaaataaaaatagacaactattcTGCAGTGAGATAAAAGAATGAAGCAACAGTGCAAAAAGATTCACAGACATAAGACTAAAATAGCTTTTAACATTGTCTAGTATATGATACCAGGTTGTTTCCAGCACCAAACATCTTTCTTTCACTAACTTTCTTTGAATCAtcctcctatttatttatttaccaagtATTTGTTGATTTCCCGCTTGTGCCAGGCAATGCTCAGGTTACAGATAATTATTCATTCCTTACCTCATGGACCTTCTATTTTAGTCATGAGGAAGACCCAAGAAGCTGGTAACAAAACATATAAGCAGATGATTGTAAATTGTAGtaaccaaaataagaaaacttaaCAAAAAGATGCATCAGGATAACCTGGGAGAATTATTTCACATGCCATGTTAAGGGAAGTCCTGTCTGAGAGGGTGATATGTGAGCTGAAACCTGAAAAATGGGATAGAAACAGCTATTTAATAAATCATAGGAAGATAGTTTCAAGTTTCCAGGCTGTAGCGTATGTCTTGAAAATGCTGTTCCACAGTAGAAAAGAAGTTAaggttttgggtttgtttgtttttgaggggAAATTTAATGGAGTACAGTGTCACTGGATAATAATGAGGAAGCAGAGAATTACTAGAATCAGATAATGTAGgtcacaataaatatttggattttattttaagtaaattgtAAGGCATTCACAAGTTTTAAGGTGGGTGAACATGATCAGCTTTAAGCTTTAAAAAGATTCGTCTTGCTGTTATGATGATAATGAATGATAGGATTAAAGGGGTTGAAATCAtgaatgaaagtaaaaaaaagtgaGTCAAGCAGTTGTTATAGGATTCCTCATGTAAGATAATGTTGACTTGGGCCAAAGTGGAGAAGCTGGTGATAAGGAGAACAAGATACACTCAACAGTTGGGAGCAGAAAAAAGATGATGCATTCAATATAATTCATATTATGAATTATATGAGAGAGTTATGAGGGAATGACAGATGAGGGTAGCTCAAGAAAgacattaatgatttttttgcaAATGGGTCAATAGTCATGACATTTTTTTGCATATTAGAGGGTATGATTTAAAATGGAGTGATCAAAGTGATATTTTGAACATGTTAAGTTTTCAGTGCTAATgagatatttaaataatcatttagGCCAGCTAATATTCATGTCTGGAGCGCATAGGATTGGTTAGGCTTGCAAACTTAAGAAACCTCAACCTAGAtgatatactatatatttttaatctatttcaacatcctttttaaaatttgcaacaCAAATTCCTAATATGTTCCTCAATCAAACTGCATTCTCTTCCACTGAGGGACAACCCTCTGTTTTGGGATTGTAGCTTTCCTTTTGTCCCCAAACACTAGGCTGCATGATATCACTTCTGTGTCTCCTCCTATGCCTCTTTCTCATCTTGCCTTCTCTGTGTTTACGATTtgtttttgtgtgaggaagatttgcccagaagtaacatctgttgccaattttcctctttgttgatggaggaagattgtccctgagttgacatctatgccgatcttcctctattttttgtatgtgggatgctgccacagcatggcttgatgagcagtgtgtaggtccatgcccaggatccaaacccgtaaacccagggccaccgaagcagagcacgtgaacttagcccctacacaaccaggctggccccaagtgtGTCTATAATTTGTAATATTTCATCTGCAGACTTCAATCTCTCCATTGTCCCTGTTGGCAAATATATTCATCATCACCCAAAAGAAATGCTTCTAAATTACATCAGCTTCTCTATTTCTGCTGAATTCTAATGTATTGCTGGTAATCTTTAAGTTGCAATGATAAATTTTAACaagcaaacattttaaatcacaaaCATATATCCatcttctaattttctctttcaaagctCCATATGGTATTACATGTCAGTTTCCATAAGTACTTTCTCatcctcagcatcctcatcttcTACTTCCTCCTTTCACTAACACTGTCATTAACTATTGTATCCTTCTTGGTCTCCATGCCATGATTCTCTCACATTAACTGGTAGGCAAATGACAGTCATTAAAGCTTTTGGAGTAATTAAGATATGTAATcagagctattttcttttttacgaTAATGGAAATAAGCTTTAGCTTCATTTCCTACGCATCCCACATTCAGGTCTATAGCACCTTTCCAGTCATACAACCCTATCAGGCAcacattcaacacatattttcaTCCCTGTCTCTCTACATCCTTACTCATATTAATTCCTCTGAGATTACTCCACTTATTTGTGAGAGTTGACATGTTTTCTAAAAGAAGTCTGCTCACCATGTGTAGCAGTGGCCCCTTGCGATCAGAAGCTGGAAATGAACATAGTGTCAAATGAGGTTAACAAACTTGATtttggagaattaaaaatatctttcttgatCATAATCTAGTTATTAACAGTTTTCTTCTGAATGCTAATGAGTAAAGGGAGAGTAAAAAGATAATGAGTTGTCTTTAAATTAGCACAAATGTTTTATGGCTAAtcactaataataatagcattaaaaagtGCTTATGGAGGAGGCTGGCAccattgccaagtggttaaagttccacacgctccacttcggtggcccggcttcatgggttcagatcccaggcacagacctactccactcgtcagccatgctgtggaggcatcccatgtacaaaacagaggaagatgggtacagatgttaactcagggctaaccttcctcaagctaaaaaagaggaaggttggcaatgtATGTTAGCTTGgagcgaatcttcctcatcaaaaaaaagaaaaagcttatagAAGTAGTTTGTACTTagaatgtttttattataaaatgataaggcagaatataaagaaaataaatttagtctTACACATCTTATTTTAGGTTTGTGGAACTATGAGCAACCCaggaaatgaacattttcttccgggttttatttcctccttgagAATGTTATAGAGGTTCTGCTCCAACAAACTAGGAATCTATGGGTCTGCATTTCTTCAAATCTTGCTCCTGCTTATGTAGTAAATTCCCTCAAAGAGAAGTCCTtcttttggggctggctccgtggccgagttcgcgagctctgctgtggcggcccagggtttggatcctgggcgtggacatggcaccgcttgtcaggccacgtttaGGTGGCTGCcccatctcacaactagaaggacctgcagctaagatatacaactgtgtacgggggcgggttggggagataaagcagaaaaaacccaaaaagattgtcaacagttgttagtccaggtgccaatatttaaaaagaaaaaaaaataagtcctTCTTTTTGAGATCTTCTCAACTAAACTGTTGGCAGTTTATTTTACTATAAGATACGTGGTTTATCTAAACGTTTCATTATTATATTGATACTTATTATGCTTCTATATATGCACTCGCCTTTATGTTTTCAGAATTAATGCAAGAGTTTCCTGAGAAAATTTGTGATGTAGAGTTAAATTCTCAAAAAGGAGCATTATTTGAAATTGGGTAGTTGTGTATCCAGGTTTATTTCATAGGATATTATACAAaacatgctgttttcattttaggTAATATTGTGGAAATAAAACTATGATATGAACAACCTCAGTGAGCAAAAATGCAATATTTATGTAgtgatataatttaaatacataaaatacaatgATGGCAGTTCTAATTTGGAAACATAAAATCTGTGTCATATTGGGCACACTGTGTTCCCCAAAATAGTTATAAATCTTGGAAACCAATCTTAGTCATTGTATTATTTGGTTATGTATAATGCCCAGTGCCttccaaaatgaaagagaagtggCTCATGTTAAGGTATAGtttcagatgttttaaaaaggCCATGACACAAAAATAACATAAGTGTTTTCTGCTCACCTGTAATGGAGAGTGTGTTTCAAGCTCTTACGTGGAATTTCTATGTTGCTGTGGCAATGAGAATTGATGAGGCTCTATAAATCTTTGAGACCAAAAGTCTAAAGCGCAGGTGATTCGAGGATCTACAAATTGGGTTTTACATCCTTGGGGAAGATGCCGCCTGGGGTTGGTTCCTTAACAAGGTTTTTCTCTAAAAGTTCAACCACACACCCCATGAGTCTTTGTTGCAATTTTGGCAAATGTTATTGAAGTGAGCTCAACTCCATGACAGGTAAGGGGCACGGTGATTAAAGTGTGTCTTCAAAGTAACTCATTTGCATTcagaaattcattatttaaaaaatgcagtattgAAGAGTGAGAAACCAATGGTCTAGCAGTGAAATTAGAACAAACTCATctataaatagcatttttatcatacctctatctttttttcccacttttactGCAAAGAATGCAATTAGCATAGTCATTATTTCAACGAATGGGGTACAGCAAATGTTAAAAGGAAGATGTGTTCtccaaaaaacaatttttagacaataaaatattattttattcttttcattttgattatatttcAGGTGAAAAAGTTAGAAGATAACTACTAGAGAAGAGccaaacagaatatttaaaaatgaagcctTTCTGTTATACTTGAACATGTTTATAAATTCCTTGTcagataaatgtatttttaaacactgaatattttatgtatatatagctTATGCATGTCATGACTACTAGGATTAtatattattccaattttagtataAGTGTCACTAAAGCAAACTGATGACTAATACAAATATGTAGAAGACAAATTGCACTGTGATGATTCTCTTCTTTGGAGCTTAAGTCTTCTTTGCAGCAATAGTTATTTCTTCATTAGATATTCCTCTATAGGCCTTAAATTTAAAGCTTGAAGTTGAGATATAAGGAAAAATgacatttatataaagtataaatgCATGCACATAGaagaataatgtattttttgCAAGAACACAAGAGCATAAACAGATTCACATTAAATACATTGGGATGGTTACCTGATGGTGGTAAAGGGAGCTGGatacagaaataaagatgaaGGATGTATTAATTTGCTaatgctgccataacaaaatatcccAGACTAGGTagattaaacaacagaaatacatTTCTCAACTCTGGAGCTtagaaggccaagatcaagggcTGGCAGATTGGgattcctctgaggcctctccttggcttgcagatgactaccttcttgctgtgtcttcatatgGTCATTGCTGGGTCTGTGTACAGGGGAATTCCTGGGATGTATGGTAGTAATGTGTTTAACTTTACTtaaaactgccaaactgtgttccaaaaTAAAGTACCATTGTGCATTCCAATTCACAATGTATGATAATTTCAGAAGTTGAACGTAGGAGCGGAGATGGTACTTTGTACTTGTTAatctagtatttttaattttaccaagACTAGTTGATTGAAGTAAAATCTCATTGTTattgtaatttcattttcctgGTGACTAAAGACATTAGGCTTTTTTGGATGTGTTTATtgactattcatattttcttctgtgaaatgtcttttcagatcttttctcattgtcttttcatCATTGATTTGTagagaaaatttatatatatcttGGATCCCATCGATTACTTTGGCTTCTTAGCTGATAATCAGTTGaacatatatatgtgcacatattttagactatttattcttttccactgatctatttactatctttataaaatattgctCTATCTTGATTACTAGAGATTTATAGTTAGTCTTGAAATCAGTGTTATaaatctctttgttctttttcaagatgccTTAGCTCTTCCAGGTCTTTTCTTTACTGTAGAGAAGTAGACATAAAGCCAGATGTGGGCGACCTTGTTTGTGTTGGGAAGGGGAAATTTTCCCCCTCTACCCCTCTTGAGTTCTTATGGCtagactaataataaaattgacacaataccagatcaacaggaaaaaaataatttaaaatgtgtgcctgagacataaaaaaatgatgctcagaaagtgaacaaagcagactgcttatttttttttacacaaagtaacaataaatttgtgaggacatgacaggacaaagaaacttaggtttaaGGGCTTAATTAGTAAGGAATTAGTAAGCAGACTTTGGATTTGGGCTAGTAAATTAATAAAGAAGTAACAATTTTCATTATAGGCTTCTCAGACCTGATTTTCCCACTTTGGTGATAAAAAATGTAGAGAAAGCACCTTTCACATAGggaatttatttcttgctttcaggaggaagagagagaggatgggcaaaatgcctttttatttttttaatttactgtttctcaagtaactttaattcaaaataatcaatatgccattgtgggatattttaaggtggcctgccctgggccccaataATTACAAAATATGCTTAGGTCCAGACCTCTTGACTCTGAGAACAATCATATTTGGTTGCTGTTATTAGatcatttgaatattaaaatttgatcCCTAACTTAAAATTGTCTTGTTAATAGCTGTAATTTAGTCTCAACACTATGGTGCTAAATTAAGGGATGAATAACTTGTGGCCTTAGGATAAAATATCCAAAGAGATAATTCTTTTTTGAGGTCTCTCTCTCCATTATCTTAAAGCCAGATGGCTTCCTGTTCCATGTGGAAACTTTGAAGTATTTGAGAAAATCTCTTCAAGAAAGAGTGTATCTTTCTTCCTTCATAAGGAAATCATGGGATATGTTTGGAAGAAGTCATTGCAGAGTCCATGTAGGAAATACACATTGaggatttttataaataatcaGAGGTTGAATTTACGCAATTGAGTCATTAGGGCTTTGTAAGTATTGCCATTTAAGAATTAATACAGATATATTCCAATTTCCTACCTAAAAGCTTTTGGTATATCAAGCTACTAATTAGATATGGAGTGAAAATAAGTAATCAAAAGAGAACTAAAGTTTTTAACTCTGGGAAGAATTTGAGAGTGTACAAATACTAAAGGATTTTACCCTAAGTTGACAGCATTATTTCTAAACTCTTCATCAACATAATGTTGAAGAGAAAATATACTTTGTGGCAATAAAGGACAATGGCACTATCCAGTGAAGTTGAGAATACTATATGCTTTCTATAGAAAACAAGGTAATGTTTTGGAACCCATCCTGTTGTTTCTATGCTATCAAATGGGTGATGCTACCAACCTATTATCAAGATTTTGTGATTTTATCATCACACAGTGAAAATGATATGTCAGTAAATGTTAGtattctttctctgaaaataaaaaaaaataaaatatcaattggCAAAAAAATCACAATGCATAGAACTTTTTctcaatgttttccttttgtatttcaaACTATTATAGATGTTTGTAAAACACTGATCCAGCAGTACATCATTAGTATGTGGAAGAAGTCTcacacatttattttagaaataaaaagcaatagtatacaatgttataagcacGAGGCTATTTATTACAGCATTTTGTATAGtggcaaaagaaataaagggctGCAAGAGATCAAATGTTCATCAACCATAGAATTGCCGAGTTTGAGGTGATTGATCTATGCTCCACTGTATATTAAAAATGACGCTTAtgctgatattaaaaataatgtttaatatttattggcTAAGAAAGGTTTGATGGTGAATTCTCACATAACAAAGTAAGTTGCCAGGAAGATGAtgcattatgatttttttaaagctctttctaTATGGATGATATTGGAAAATGCTGttaatattatttaactttactTTTGGTTTGTGAATAGTAATAGAAACAATAGAatctgggaaaaaaatagtaatgtgGTAAACAAATTGATATGTTTAGACActgtaatttgtatttctttccctGTGTTcaacttatgttttattttattttttgatttaaaatttttttccatctttgtttaGGTTAcaagtgataaataaaaattgtatatttttaaggtatacaacatgatcttttaatatatggatatattttgaaacGATTAGCAACATCAAGCTAATTAATACAACATCACAACAtatagttactttttttctttttgtgatgagaaTACTTATGATGAATTGTCTTTAATAAAGTAAAATCCAGTACattaaagaaaggggaaaaaagttcaTAGATTTGGGATAAAGAGACTCTGGttcattttctgatttaattCCCCACAATTTTCACTTTGAATACTAGGGTAGATTGAAACAAGCATGATTGGGgtagtgtatatatttttaaaaatcaaaaaaatatgtatcCAAATGAGGAGAATACTAAGATGTAAGGAATGTGTTCTTTTTCTGAATGAGTACACAACATGAATGAAGCATTGTGTTAGCACAGAATCCATGTAAAATATTGTCACTGTGTCTAAAAGCTCATGAAGTAGTTAAATAGACATGGAAAAATTGCAGTTAAACCTTGAgtgtatcatttatttttaatcttcatcactgctgaaaattttcaaaatatgatgtCACTCCAGTATATGACCAGATAATTCGTTTGAGTTTGCCAATCCAAAGTCAACTGATTTATCAAGAGGGTATCATCAACTGAAGTTAGCTATATTGTGAGTATCTGTCAAGGGGGAGCCAGAGTTAGCCGATATTTTTATCATGGTTCCTAATAAAAGAATTCCCCAAATGCCCACTCTATCCttgagatataaaatattaacttgaTCTGATTGAAAATCTCATTTTGAGTGGcatgctttttttcctatttagcCTAGATTCTTGAATCTGTTTTTCCATGTCGTTTTATAATCacaaatttacttattttgtctCCTCTGTAGCCAACATAGTGTTTATGGTTCAATCATATTTCTCTTTAATACAGTAACTgctctaaaatatatattactaatTGTCTGGCTAATTTGCTCtatttcaagtatttaaaatttttagtctCAACAAGTCTAAGTTCCACCCAAGACTTAGTATGATATTCCTTGTTTCTAATTAATTTAGCTTCCAATATGACCTTGAAAATCACTTCGAACTTAAGTTATCTGGctgcaatatttatttattttattgaagtggAAAGAGTACACGGAGATATGAGGAAGTGTTTTGtccagagaaaaagaggaaaacttaaTCTGgtaaaatatttctactttttgatgCTATAATTGGTGCAACAGAGGGATTAAACCAAGATTTCTGGCCCCACCTTTGCAACTAAACATTAAGATTAAATTAATTGGGAATTTTGCATCGATTAGTTAAAGTTCTCTTTAGGGcatcttttacttctttgtttcttaGGCTGTAAATCAATGGATTCAGCATAGGGATCACTAGGGTGTAAAACACAGAGGCCATTTTATCATTATCAAAAGCATGTCTGGATTTGGGTTGCAGGTAAATAAACAATAATGTTCCGTAGAATACAACCACCACTGTCAGATGGGAGCTACAGGTTGAGAAGGCTTTGTACCTCCCTTCAGTTGAATTCATTCTGAGAATGGCCACAAGGATAAACATGTAAGACACAAGAACAATCAAGAGGGAAGAAAGCAAATTACAGCCTGAAAAGATCAAAATGATCAATTCTAATTCATGTGTGTCAGAACAGAGCATGGATGTCAGAGGGAGGCAGTCACAGTAAAAGTAATTGATGATGTTAGAGCCACAGAAAGACAAGTTAAATAACTTAATTGTGAGAAATAGTGACTCAAATATACTGTAGAGATAAGGAGTTATTACAAGCCCCCAACACACTTTCTCTGCCATGATGACCACATAGAGTAGAGGTTTGCAGATTGCTACATAACGATCATAGGCCATTGCTGACAGAATAAACAGTTCAGTGATGATGAAAATCTCAAAGAACGCCAGCTGAGCAGCACACCAATTGTAGGAAATTGTATTTTTGTTCACCACAAAGTTTGCCATCATTTTTGGGCTAATCACAGTGGAGTAACCAAGATCGGTAATTGACAAATGTctaaggaagaagtacatgggagtATGTAGCTTGGAGTCCAAATGGGTCAAGAAAATCATGCCCAGATTACCCACCACTGTGACTAAGTATATGATGAGGAAGACTCCAAGGAGAGGTGCCTGCAGCCCAGGGTTGTCAGTGATCCCCATGAGAATAAATTCAGTCACCTTGGTCACTGCAGTATGATTCTGTTTCTCCATATAGTTCACCTTGGTAACCTGTGTAAGGGATAAAATCAATACTTATTATATTTGAGATGCTATCTTCTAGAGAATTTAAAACCTGATGTATGAGATACAAAGacattttgtttcaaattatAAATAGAGACTCCTCTTCCCATCAGGCTAAAACTACACATACCTACACTCACATTGTAGTGTAAGTGCCAAACAAGTAGCTTTTTGTATTATAAGCTCCTGCTATTAAACTTTTGATTGTCATGGTATCTGTTTCAAAGCTATTCATCTCTAACAAAGTATTGCCAGCTACACAATTAGATAACAAGCTGGGCTGCTCCACCCATGAACTTCCCCTTTTAGCAAGCCCTGGGAGACCTAGATAACTGACTGCTTGAATGGCCCGGCTCTTCCATT
This genomic interval carries:
- the LOC103542943 gene encoding olfactory receptor 8K1 codes for the protein MEKQNHTAVTKVTEFILMGITDNPGLQAPLLGVFLIIYLVTVVGNLGMIFLTHLDSKLHTPMYFFLRHLSITDLGYSTVISPKMMANFVVNKNTISYNWCAAQLAFFEIFIITELFILSAMAYDRYVAICKPLLYVVIMAEKVCWGLVITPYLYSIFESLFLTIKLFNLSFCGSNIINYFYCDCLPLTSMLCSDTHELELIILIFSGCNLLSSLLIVLVSYMFILVAILRMNSTEGRYKAFSTCSSHLTVVVVFYGTLLFIYLQPKSRHAFDNDKMASVFYTLVIPMLNPLIYSLRNKEVKDALKRTLTNRCKIPN